The genomic region TCCGCATGTCGAAGGGCACTGTGGGGCGGCTTTGGACGTCATCGGTGGCCATCGGGCGGCAGCATGGCTTTGACATTCAGGTGTTCGGCGAAACCGGGGGTTTCCGCTGGGCCTCGGAACAGCCGAACCAGCTGATCTATACGCCTGTCGGCGGTCGTACGCAGATCATGGAGAAGGGCGAGTCCGGGCTTTATGACGATGCCAAACGCCTGTCCCGGGTCGCAATTGCACATCCTGAGGGGTTCCCGCTGGCGGTGGCGAACATCTACTGCGATCTTGCCGATGCCATTCGCGGGACGGCCCGCGACGGTCTGCCCACTGCGGCAAGCGGCGTGCGGTCAATGGCGGCGGTGCATACGGCGGTGGCTTCGGCCAAGGCCGGTGGTGCGTGGCTGGACGCCCGCCCGCCGATGTTTCGATAGACCGATTTCTTCAAAGAAATCGGGTCGGAGCCTTCAAAGGCTCCGGTCCGGAGGTTTTGAAAACTCCGGTTCCCCAGCCGTTGCGCGCAAGGTTCTGCGGGTGATCACCCGGCAGGGGAACAGGCGCACTTCGGGCGGGCGATCGGGAGTCTCGATCGTGGCGACGACCAGTTCGATCGCGGCGGCGATGATCTGAGCGACGGGCTGATGGATCGTCGTCAGCCCGATGTTCTGCCAGCGGGCCATTTCCATGTCGTTCAGCCCGATCAGCCCGATGTCACCCGGAACCGACAGTCCCGCCTCCTCGATGGCACTTAGCGCGCCGATGGCCAGCAGGTCATCCCCGCAGAAATAGGCTTCGGCGGGCGTGCCGGCCAGAAGGTGCTGCATCTCTGCCCGTCCAGCCTCAAAGGTGTAACCCTTGGCATAGGACTGGGTCACGACGACCCCCGGATGCCCTTGCAGCGCTCGAAGAAAGCCCGCCGCGCGGTCCTGGGTCGATGTGGCACTTTCTGGCCCGCCCAGGAAGCCAACGCGGGTATATCCGCGCTGCAGCAGTGCTTCGGCCGCCATTCGTCCGCAGGCAACGTTGTCGATCCCGACAACATGCACATCCGGCGCAATCGAGTAGCGCCCGAAGGCGTGGACGACCGGTAAACCCGCACTCTTGAACGCTTCGGAAAAGCTTGATGGCAGGGTGGAGGACGCCACGATCACCCCATCGACCGAGTATTGCCGCAGCATCCGGACGGAAGCGGCGGGATCGGTTGCATCGGTCAGGTTGACCAGAAGCGGCCGCAGACCGCGGTCCTGAAGGCCCCGGGTAAAGAGATCGAACACCTCAAGCAGCGTCGGGTTGTGGAAGTTGTTGGCGATGAGGCCGATCAGCTTTGTCCGGCCTGTCGTCAGGCTGGAAGCCAAGGCGTTGGGCGCGTAACCCAATTCGTTGGCTGCCTTTTCCACCTTTGCCCGGGTCTTCGGCGACACGGATGCGCCATCCGTGAAGGTGCGCGATACGGCAGACCGGGACACCCCGGCGCGGACCGCCACTTCCTTGAGTGTCACTGCCATTGCCAACCTGCGAACAGTCCCGTTTCCCCGGCACTATACATGCGGCGGCACCAGAGAGAACCTCGCCTAGGGGGATGTGTTGCAACCAGTTGCAATAAGGCGCGTCGGCGGCGCGGCCTAGGGCCTCGCTGCGCCCGGCGCATAGGGTGCGGCTGCAAAGTCCACGGCTTTCCCGGTGATGGCGCTTTCCTGCGCGGCCATGCCAATGGCGACAGCCCACCAGCCATCCATCAGCGACACCTCAGGGCTTTGCAGCCCCGCCACAGTTCGGGCAAAGCCCTGATGCTGGTAGAAGGTCGATCCGTTGTGATCGCCAGCCGCCAGCAGCGCGGGGTCAACGGGGATGTCCAGCTCTACCGGCCCTGCAGGGTTGCGCGGGCTGACAATCACCTTCGGAACGGGGGCCTCCCCCAGATGCGCCGGCCAGAACCGCCCCGGTCCCGGCACCAGACATTCGATCTTGCCCAAGGGCCCGACGGCGGAAATCTCCTCCTGATAGCGGCTGCCTTCGGCGAACATGCACAGTTCCAGCATCGCCCGCATGCCGCTTTGGAAATCGACGATGACATAGGCATGGTCCCAGATGTCGGACCGCTGGCCATCGTAGATCTCGTCCAGATGGTTCACCGCCTGCCCGCCGCTGGCCATCACCCGGACCGGATCACACCCGGCAACAAGGCGCATCAGGTCGAAGAAATGGCAGCATTTCTCCACCAGTGTCCCACCCGAGTTTCGGTTGAACCGGTTCCAGTCGCCAACCTTGGCCAGAAAGGGAAAGCGGTGTTCGCGGATCGTCAGCATCTTGATGCCGCCGGTCGCGGCCCCCGCCTCGCGCAGCAGATGGGCGACCGGGGGCATGTAGCGGTATTCCATCGCCACCCAGATCGGCGCTGGATAGGCTGCGCGCAGGGCGGCAAGGCGCGGGGCATCTGCGGGGTCGGTGAACAGGGGCTTTTCGCACAAAATCGGTAGGGGCCGGATCGCCGCGATTTCTTCAAGCTGCGCCAAATGCAGGTAGTTCGGGCTGGTGATCAGAAGGCAGTTCACCTCCTCAACCGCCAGCACATCGGCCACCGAACTGACCATGCGCGCGCCCGGTGCCAGTGCGGCAGCGGCGGCGCGCATCCCTGCATCAGGTTCAAAGATCGCGGCGACCGATGCGCTTTCCAGCAGCGCGATGTTGCGCAGGTGCTCTTGCCCCATCATCCCGCAGCCGATGATGCCATAACGCTGCATGTGTTTCGTCCTATTTCAAGCGTGCGACATAGCGCACGGTTTCAGGGTCATACCAGGTGAACGAGGCTTCGACAGATTGTCCCGCCTGCGCCCAGCTGACCCGGGTGATCAGCGGCAGGGGCACACCGGGGGCGTGGGGAAATTCTGGCGGAGCCCAGTCTGGCAACGGGCCTTGGCCGATGCTGTCCTCGGCGCGGGAGATCCACAGGCCAAGACGCTGGCGGTAGTAAAGATAAAGCGATTCCGAAAGATCGGCGGCAGTCAGGCGTTCGGCATGGGCTGCGTCCAGCCAGATCTCCTCGACCGCGGCGACCTGCCCGGACAGGAACCGCAGGCGGCGGATGCGGTGCCCTTCGGCATGGGTGCCGAACGGGGGAAGCCGAGGGTCCTTGATGCAACGATCCACGGACAGGATGCGCGCGGTGGGAAGGCCCCCGCCTGCAACAAGCTCCAGCCGGAACAAGGCGTAGACTGATGCGGCATCCGGCTTGGCACGGATGTAGTTGCCCGATCCCTGCACCCGGTCCAGCAGGCCCTTTTCCGTCAGGGATTTCAGCGCTTGCCGTAGGGTGCCGACCGCAATCCCCAGTTCTGCCGCCATGTCGCGTTCGGGGGGCAGCCGTTCCCCGTCGATCAGCCGACCCGCCGCAATGTCGCGGATCAGAAGTTCCGCGATCTGCTGGTACAGCGGCAAGGCGCCCGGCGCATTCATCGAGGTGGCCCGAAAAAATTGATCTAGTATTGATCTACATCAAAGCGGATGCTACGCAAGGGGAAATCAGCGCTGGCGGAGAAGAGAATCATGACGGTCGTTCCGATCACCTCGCCCGATCTTGATGCCTGCGAAGTCAGTTGGTTTGCGGCGCTTTGTTCCGACGACTACCAGTTTCTTGGGGTGCCGGATGGCGATCTGCGGTCAAGCTGGGCGCATTGCTCCAACATCGTGAAGCGGGCCGAAGCGCGGGGGTTTCGCAACATCCTGTGCCCGTCGTCCTATCAGGTGGGGCAAGATACCCTGTCCTTCGTTGCAGGCTGCGCGCCGATCACCGACAAGATCAACTTTCTGGCGGCCATCCGCTGTGGCGAGATGCAGCCGGTGATGCTGGCCCGCACGGTGGCCACGCTGGACCATATGCTGCAAGGGCGGCTGACGTTGAACGTGATCTCATCCGACTTCCCGGGTGAGGTGGCTGACAGCGCCTATCGCTACAAGCGCAGCCATGAGGTGGTGGAGATCCTGCGTCAGGCTTGGACGCGGGAGCACATCGAATATTCGGGCGACGTCTACCAGATCAGCAAGATCACCACCGACCCCGCCCGCCCCTACCAGCAGAACGGCGGGCCGCTTTTGTACTTCGGCGGTTATTCCCCTGATGCGCTGGAGCTCTGTGGCGCGCAATGTGACGTTTACCTGATGTGGCCCGAACCGATGGAGATGCTGGCAAAGCGGATGCAGGACGTCCACGCCCGCGCCGAAGCCCACGGCCGGACGCTGGACTATGGCCTGCGCGTCCACATGATCGTCCGCGATACCGAGGCCGAGGCGCGGGACTATGCCGACCATCTGGTGTCGAAGCTGGATGACGAATATGGCAAACTGATCCGCGACCGGGCGCATGACAGTATAAGTTTGGGCGTGGCGCATCAGGCCCGGGCGCGGGAACTGGCTGACCAGTTTGGCTATATCGAGCCGCATCTGTGGACCGGGATCGGCCGGGCGCGGTCCGGCTGTGGCGCGGCGCTGGTGGGCAGCACGGATCAGGTGCTGTCAAAGATCGAGGCCTATCGCAAGATGGGCATCCGTGCGTTCATCTTCTCGGGCTATCCGCATCTGGATGAATGCGACCATTTCGGAACGAAAGTGATGCCAGAGTTGAAGACCTGCTCCCTGCCCCATGCCTATGGCCGTGTGCCAGCAACCACCCCCGCCACCCCCTTGGGCAGCGGAGTGCGCCGCTGATGGATCGCCTGACCCTTGGCAGCGTTGAGATTTCTCGCCTGGTCTATGGCATGTGGCGGCTGGGCGATGATCCCGACACCAGCCCTGCCCATGTGCAGGCGAAGGTCGAGGCTTGTCTGGCGCAGGGCATCACCACGATGGATCAGGCCGACATCTACGGCGGCTATGTTGCCGAGGCGATCTTTGGTGCCGCCTTGCGCGCGGCCCCCACCCTGCGCGACCAGATCGAGATCGTGACGAAATGCGATATCGTCGCCCCGGCCGGTCGCCATTCGGCGGCGCGGGTCAAGCATTATGACACCTCAGCCGCC from Tabrizicola piscis harbors:
- a CDS encoding LacI family DNA-binding transcriptional regulator, with product MAVTLKEVAVRAGVSRSAVSRTFTDGASVSPKTRAKVEKAANELGYAPNALASSLTTGRTKLIGLIANNFHNPTLLEVFDLFTRGLQDRGLRPLLVNLTDATDPAASVRMLRQYSVDGVIVASSTLPSSFSEAFKSAGLPVVHAFGRYSIAPDVHVVGIDNVACGRMAAEALLQRGYTRVGFLGGPESATSTQDRAAGFLRALQGHPGVVVTQSYAKGYTFEAGRAEMQHLLAGTPAEAYFCGDDLLAIGALSAIEEAGLSVPGDIGLIGLNDMEMARWQNIGLTTIHQPVAQIIAAAIELVVATIETPDRPPEVRLFPCRVITRRTLRATAGEPEFSKPPDRSL
- a CDS encoding Gfo/Idh/MocA family protein is translated as MQRYGIIGCGMMGQEHLRNIALLESASVAAIFEPDAGMRAAAAALAPGARMVSSVADVLAVEEVNCLLITSPNYLHLAQLEEIAAIRPLPILCEKPLFTDPADAPRLAALRAAYPAPIWVAMEYRYMPPVAHLLREAGAATGGIKMLTIREHRFPFLAKVGDWNRFNRNSGGTLVEKCCHFFDLMRLVAGCDPVRVMASGGQAVNHLDEIYDGQRSDIWDHAYVIVDFQSGMRAMLELCMFAEGSRYQEEISAVGPLGKIECLVPGPGRFWPAHLGEAPVPKVIVSPRNPAGPVELDIPVDPALLAAGDHNGSTFYQHQGFARTVAGLQSPEVSLMDGWWAVAIGMAAQESAITGKAVDFAAAPYAPGAARP
- a CDS encoding GntR family transcriptional regulator translates to MNAPGALPLYQQIAELLIRDIAAGRLIDGERLPPERDMAAELGIAVGTLRQALKSLTEKGLLDRVQGSGNYIRAKPDAASVYALFRLELVAGGGLPTARILSVDRCIKDPRLPPFGTHAEGHRIRRLRFLSGQVAAVEEIWLDAAHAERLTAADLSESLYLYYRQRLGLWISRAEDSIGQGPLPDWAPPEFPHAPGVPLPLITRVSWAQAGQSVEASFTWYDPETVRYVARLK
- a CDS encoding LLM class flavin-dependent oxidoreductase, translated to MTVVPITSPDLDACEVSWFAALCSDDYQFLGVPDGDLRSSWAHCSNIVKRAEARGFRNILCPSSYQVGQDTLSFVAGCAPITDKINFLAAIRCGEMQPVMLARTVATLDHMLQGRLTLNVISSDFPGEVADSAYRYKRSHEVVEILRQAWTREHIEYSGDVYQISKITTDPARPYQQNGGPLLYFGGYSPDALELCGAQCDVYLMWPEPMEMLAKRMQDVHARAEAHGRTLDYGLRVHMIVRDTEAEARDYADHLVSKLDDEYGKLIRDRAHDSISLGVAHQARARELADQFGYIEPHLWTGIGRARSGCGAALVGSTDQVLSKIEAYRKMGIRAFIFSGYPHLDECDHFGTKVMPELKTCSLPHAYGRVPATTPATPLGSGVRR